One segment of Taeniopygia guttata chromosome 17, bTaeGut7.mat, whole genome shotgun sequence DNA contains the following:
- the SLC25A25 gene encoding mitochondrial adenyl nucleotide antiporter SLC25A25 isoform X8 codes for MLCLCLYVPVFGERQAEFEYFESKGLPAELKSIFRLSLLIPSQEFSTYRQWKQKIVKAGDKDLDGQLDFEEFVHYLQDHEKKLRLVFKSLDKKNDGRIDAQEIVQSLRDLGVKISEQQAEKILKRIRTGHFWGPVTYMDKNGTMTIDWNEWRDYHLLHPVENIPEIILYWKHSTIFDVGENLTVPDEFTVEERQTGMWWRHLVAGGGAGAVSRTCTAPLDRLKVLMQVHASRSNNMCIIGGFTQMIREGGPRSLWRGNGINVLKIAPESAIKFMAYEQIKRFIGTDQEMLRIHERLLAGSLAGAIAQSSIYPMEVLKTRMALRKTGQYSGMLDCAKNILAKEGMAAFYKGYIPNMLGIIPYAGIDLAVYETLKNTWLQRYAVNSADPGVFVLLACGTISSTCGQLASYPLALVRTRMQAQASVEGAPEVTMRGLFKHILKTEGAFGLYRGLAPNFMKVIPAVSISYVVYENLKMTLGVDSR; via the exons ATGCTCTGCCTCTGTCTGTACGTGCCGGTGTTCGGGGAGAGGCAGGCGGAGTTTGAGTACTTTGAGTCGAAGGGGCTGCCGGCTGAACTCAAATCCATCTTCCGACTCAGCCTCCTCATTCCTTCCCAGGAATTCTCTACCTACCGCCAGTGGAAGCAG AAAATTGTGAAGGCTGGAGACAAAGACCTGGATGGACAGCTGGATTTTGAGGAATTTGTTCACTATCTCCAAGACCATGAAAAGAAGCTGAGACTGGTTTTCAAGAGTTTGGATAAAAAGAATGATG GCCGCATCGATGCCCAGGAGATTGTCCAGTCTCTCCGGGACCTGGGAGTCAAGATCTCTGAACAGCAGGCTGAGAAAATACTGAAGAG AATAAGGACGGGACACTTCTGGGGTCCTGTCACCTA CATGGATAAAAATGGGACAATGACAATTGATTGGAATGAGTGGAGAGACTATCATCTGCTGCATCCTGTGGAGAACATTCCTGAAATCATCCTGTATTGGAAGCACTCTACG ATCTTTGATGTGGGAGAGAATTTGACTGTCCCTGATGAGTTCACAGTGGAAGAGAGGCAGACAGGGATGTGGTGGAGACATCTGGTTGCAGGTGGAGGTGCAGGTGCTGTGTCCAGAACCTGCACAGCTCCCTTGGACCGTTTGAAAGTGCTCATGCAG GTCCACGCCTCGCGCAGTAACAACATGTGCATCATCGGCGGCTTCACGCAGATGATCCGGGAAGGTGGCCCCAGGTCACTGTGGAGAGGCAATGGCATCAACGTGCTGAAGATTGCACCCGAGTCAGCCATCAAGTTCATGGCCTATGAGCAG ATCAAGCGGTTCATCGGTACTGACCAGGAAATGCTGCGGATCCACGAGCGGCTCTTGGCTGGTTCTCTGGCTGGGGCCATTGCACAGAGCAGCATCTACCCCATGGAG GTTCTGAAAACACGGATGGCTCTAAGGAAGACAGGACAATATTCAGGCATGTTGGATTGTGCCAAAAACATCCTTGCAAAGGAAGGAATGGCTGCCTTTTACAAAGGCTACATCCCCAACATGTTGGGAATCATTCCATATGCTGGTATTGACCTGGCAGTCTATGAG ACACTAAAAAATACCTGGTTGCAACGCTACGCTGTCAACAGCGCTGACCCTGGGGTCTTTGTTCTGCTGGCCTGTGGCACCATCTCCAGCACCTGTGGGCAGCTTGCCAGTTACCCCTTGGCCCTTGTGAGGACACGCATGCAGGCCCAAG CTTCAGTGGAGGGTGCTCCTGAAGTGACCATGAGGGGACTGTTCAAACACATTCTGAAGACAGAGGGAGCGTTTGGGCTTTACCGGGGTCTGGCACCCAACTTCATGAAGGTGATCCCAGCTGTGAGCATCAGCTACGTGGTGTATGAGAACTTGAAGATGACTCTGGGCGTGGACTCACGGTGA
- the SLC25A25 gene encoding mitochondrial adenyl nucleotide antiporter SLC25A25 isoform X9, protein MLCLCLYVPVFGERQAEFEYFESKGLPAELKSIFRLSLLIPSQEFSTYRQWKQKIVKAGDKDLDGQLDFEEFVHYLQDHEKKLRLVFKSLDKKNDGRIDAQEIVQSLRDLGVKISEQQAEKILKSMDKNGTMTIDWNEWRDYHLLHPVENIPEIILYWKHSTIFDVGENLTVPDEFTVEERQTGMWWRHLVAGGGAGAVSRTCTAPLDRLKVLMQVHASRSNNMCIIGGFTQMIREGGPRSLWRGNGINVLKIAPESAIKFMAYEQIKRFIGTDQEMLRIHERLLAGSLAGAIAQSSIYPMEVLKTRMALRKTGQYSGMLDCAKNILAKEGMAAFYKGYIPNMLGIIPYAGIDLAVYETLKNTWLQRYAVNSADPGVFVLLACGTISSTCGQLASYPLALVRTRMQAQASVEGAPEVTMRGLFKHILKTEGAFGLYRGLAPNFMKVIPAVSISYVVYENLKMTLGVDSR, encoded by the exons ATGCTCTGCCTCTGTCTGTACGTGCCGGTGTTCGGGGAGAGGCAGGCGGAGTTTGAGTACTTTGAGTCGAAGGGGCTGCCGGCTGAACTCAAATCCATCTTCCGACTCAGCCTCCTCATTCCTTCCCAGGAATTCTCTACCTACCGCCAGTGGAAGCAG AAAATTGTGAAGGCTGGAGACAAAGACCTGGATGGACAGCTGGATTTTGAGGAATTTGTTCACTATCTCCAAGACCATGAAAAGAAGCTGAGACTGGTTTTCAAGAGTTTGGATAAAAAGAATGATG GCCGCATCGATGCCCAGGAGATTGTCCAGTCTCTCCGGGACCTGGGAGTCAAGATCTCTGAACAGCAGGCTGAGAAAATACTGAAGAG CATGGATAAAAATGGGACAATGACAATTGATTGGAATGAGTGGAGAGACTATCATCTGCTGCATCCTGTGGAGAACATTCCTGAAATCATCCTGTATTGGAAGCACTCTACG ATCTTTGATGTGGGAGAGAATTTGACTGTCCCTGATGAGTTCACAGTGGAAGAGAGGCAGACAGGGATGTGGTGGAGACATCTGGTTGCAGGTGGAGGTGCAGGTGCTGTGTCCAGAACCTGCACAGCTCCCTTGGACCGTTTGAAAGTGCTCATGCAG GTCCACGCCTCGCGCAGTAACAACATGTGCATCATCGGCGGCTTCACGCAGATGATCCGGGAAGGTGGCCCCAGGTCACTGTGGAGAGGCAATGGCATCAACGTGCTGAAGATTGCACCCGAGTCAGCCATCAAGTTCATGGCCTATGAGCAG ATCAAGCGGTTCATCGGTACTGACCAGGAAATGCTGCGGATCCACGAGCGGCTCTTGGCTGGTTCTCTGGCTGGGGCCATTGCACAGAGCAGCATCTACCCCATGGAG GTTCTGAAAACACGGATGGCTCTAAGGAAGACAGGACAATATTCAGGCATGTTGGATTGTGCCAAAAACATCCTTGCAAAGGAAGGAATGGCTGCCTTTTACAAAGGCTACATCCCCAACATGTTGGGAATCATTCCATATGCTGGTATTGACCTGGCAGTCTATGAG ACACTAAAAAATACCTGGTTGCAACGCTACGCTGTCAACAGCGCTGACCCTGGGGTCTTTGTTCTGCTGGCCTGTGGCACCATCTCCAGCACCTGTGGGCAGCTTGCCAGTTACCCCTTGGCCCTTGTGAGGACACGCATGCAGGCCCAAG CTTCAGTGGAGGGTGCTCCTGAAGTGACCATGAGGGGACTGTTCAAACACATTCTGAAGACAGAGGGAGCGTTTGGGCTTTACCGGGGTCTGGCACCCAACTTCATGAAGGTGATCCCAGCTGTGAGCATCAGCTACGTGGTGTATGAGAACTTGAAGATGACTCTGGGCGTGGACTCACGGTGA
- the LOC115497572 gene encoding alpha-1-acid glycoprotein has protein sequence MGSARLLLLLPGLAALLPADAAPCGAQRPDSSTATKLLGTWLYVAGAAQFPQHQGEMLLIDHAFLRLEPGASGQELLLSHYVAVGDQCFTNNLTYLEVAAGNATLVKDAKTQQTEGMLMNMSSENLLLIQYQMQKERTYLGQYLYARSLSISTADKEEFEQHVECLGLRAEQIVFAPWKTEVCRVKEAEGSDSPEAEPVAAVTAAPAPGTPWPGSAGN, from the exons ATGGGCTcggccaggctgctgctgctcctcccggGGCTCGCAGCGCTGCTGCCCGCGGATGCTGCGCCCTGCGGAGCACAGCGCCCCGACAGCTCCACGGCCACCAAG ctgctggggacGTGGCTGTAcgtggcaggggctgcccagttCCCCCAGCACCAAGGGGAGATGCTGCTCATCGACCACGCTTTCCTGCGCCTGGAGCCCGGTGCCAgcgggcaggagctgctcctcagccactACGTGGCCGT GGGGGACCAATGTTTTACCAACAACCTGACCTACCTGGAAGTCGCTGCCGGTAATGCCACGCTGGTGAAGGACG CCAAGACCCAGCAAACTGAGGGGATGCTGATGAACATGAGCTCTGAAAACCTTTTGCTCATCCAGTACCAAATGCAGAAGGAAAGGACCTATCTGGGGCAGTATCTCTACG CCCGGAGCCTGAGCATCAGCACAGCCGACAAGGAGGAGTTTGAGCAGCACGTGGAGTGTCTGGGGCTGAGGGCAGAGCAGATCGTGTTCGCCCCATGGAAAACG GAGGTGTGTCGAGTGAAAGAGGCTGAAGGCAGCGACAGCCCAGAGGCAGAGCCTGTGGCTGCagtcacagcagcccctgctccagggactccctggcctggcagtgcaGGGAACTGA
- the ORM2 gene encoding alpha-1-acid glycoprotein 2, whose amino-acid sequence MLATLTLFLGLPLALATEPQSCAPLVPITFDNTTIPQILGQWFYIAGASRYPPHLAELRAVTFAAFSFSPGSHEDELNCTEIIRMNETCVVKNSTIQVFQQNSTMAHVENGVVSMARLIQSDKDLLILNHINIDFPSLSLSARTPNVSKEHMEEFKAHLQCLGFTEDEVFHTSIEHACPLPGGEDNADPQLG is encoded by the exons ATGTTGGCCACCCTCACCCTcttcctggggctgcccctggccCTGGCCACCGAGCCCCAAAGCTGTGCCCCGCTTGTCCCGATCACCTTCGACAACACCACCATCCCTCAG aTCCTGGGACAGTGGTTCTACATCGCTGGTGCCTCCAGGTATCCCCCTCacctggcagagctgagggcaGTGACATTCGCcgctttttccttctctccaggcAGCCACGAGGACGAGCTCAACTGCACCGAAATCATAAGAAT GAATGAGACATGTGTGGTGAAGAACTCCACGATCCAGGTCTTCCAGCAGAACTCCACCATGGCCCATG TTGAAAACGGGGTGGTTTCCATGGCCAGACTGATCCAAAGCGACAAAGACCTGCTGATCCTGAACCACATCAACATTGACTTCCCAAGTCTGAGTCTCTCAG CACGGACACCCAATGTGAGCAAGGAGCACATGGAGGAGTTCAAAGCCCACCTGCAGTGCCTGGGCTTCACTGAGGACGAGGTGTTCCACACTTCCATAGAG CATGCCTGTCCCCTGCCCGGGGGTGAAGACAATGCAGATCCTCAGCTGGGGTAA